A genomic window from Microbacterium sp. ET2 includes:
- a CDS encoding MFS transporter, translating to MRRDVSRSVGPVSDATGHVPGSRAYRRLLIALFFAGIATFAQLYSPQAVLPLISADLGVSPPTASLAVSATTLGLAAAVIPWSIVADRLGRVPAMTIGICAATLLGLLAPLSGDIGVFLAIRLAEGAALGAIPAIALAYLSEEVDPRHTASAAGSYIAGTTVGGLSGRLVSGPVADLVEWRTGLWAVAILCAASAVVFLWLVPRARGFVAYRHRPERRLGERLAVVLRTPAQLAIDAQGFLLMGAFVAVFNYLGFHLAEPPFSLPGWLATLLFLSYLAGTVSSPLAGALAVRHGRLPVLLGGIAAMLVGLGALLTPSTAVVLIGLLVFTAGFFAAHAVASGWAPVAASADTRAQASSLYYLAYYGGSSLFGWCLGFVYAGTGWMAFVAALAAMCTAAGVIASAVLRSAGRAPR from the coding sequence ATGCGACGGGATGTGTCGCGTAGCGTCGGACCGGTGAGCGACGCGACCGGGCACGTACCGGGCAGTCGCGCATACCGGCGTCTCCTCATCGCCCTGTTCTTCGCCGGAATCGCCACGTTCGCGCAGCTGTACTCACCGCAGGCGGTGCTGCCGCTGATCTCCGCCGACCTCGGCGTCTCGCCGCCGACCGCCTCCCTCGCGGTCTCGGCGACGACACTGGGATTGGCTGCCGCCGTCATCCCGTGGTCCATCGTCGCGGACCGTCTCGGTCGCGTGCCGGCCATGACGATCGGGATCTGCGCCGCCACGCTCCTCGGACTGCTGGCGCCGCTGTCGGGCGACATCGGGGTCTTCCTGGCCATCCGACTCGCGGAGGGCGCGGCGCTCGGGGCGATACCCGCCATCGCCCTGGCCTATCTGAGCGAGGAGGTCGACCCGCGCCACACGGCGTCGGCGGCAGGAAGCTATATCGCCGGCACGACCGTGGGCGGGCTGTCGGGCCGGCTGGTGTCAGGCCCTGTCGCCGACCTCGTCGAATGGCGGACCGGTCTGTGGGCAGTGGCGATCCTGTGTGCTGCGTCGGCCGTCGTGTTCCTCTGGCTCGTCCCCCGAGCGCGAGGTTTCGTCGCGTACCGCCACCGGCCCGAGCGCCGACTCGGCGAGCGACTGGCCGTCGTCCTGCGCACACCGGCCCAGCTCGCGATCGACGCCCAGGGATTCCTCCTGATGGGAGCTTTCGTCGCCGTGTTCAACTACCTCGGGTTCCATCTCGCAGAGCCTCCGTTCTCGTTGCCCGGATGGCTGGCGACCCTGCTGTTCCTCTCCTACCTCGCCGGCACGGTCTCCTCTCCCTTGGCGGGGGCGCTCGCCGTGCGTCACGGGCGACTCCCGGTGCTCCTCGGCGGCATCGCGGCGATGCTCGTGGGGCTCGGAGCGCTCCTGACGCCTTCGACAGCGGTCGTGCTGATCGGTCTGCTCGTCTTCACCGCGGGGTTCTTCGCGGCCCACGCCGTGGCGTCGGGCTGGGCCCCGGTCGCGGCGTCGGCCGACACGCGGGCGCAGGCGTCGTCGCTGTACTACCTCGCCTACTACGGCGGGTCGAGCCTGTTCGGCTGGTGCCTCGGCTTCGTCTACGCCGGGACCGGATGGATGGCCTTCGTCGCGGCGCTCGCGGCGATGTGCACCGCTGCCGGGGTCATCGCCTCGGCGGTGCTGCGCTCCGCAGGTCGCGCGCCTCGATAA
- a CDS encoding MFS transporter — MTQTRAGDAELGTAPPRAPLVLTALILAALVCNINLAAANVALPDVGDAFGATQTALNLVAVGCGLGLAMSVLYLGALADRYGRKQLLLLGLTLTVVASFLSAFSPSVEMLIAARIFTGVAAGMAFPTTLSLITALWAQGPRRTVAIALWSGVSATAAVIGSVLAGLLLTIWWWGSAFLLAAPIAAIALVLVALFVPSHVKESEEPVDHLGGILATLAIAALVLGVSLVFAPGQTSLGLILLGAAVVLLALFAWRQVAARHPIYELKVARRRMFWVPATGGTIVFGSLMGAMFVGQQFLQNILGYTTLEAGLAVVPAAVGLLLCAPLSARLLTSRGSRATMLAGYALVLLGFLTTLLWGESTPYVLVGAGFLFIGSGAAFAMTPASRALTESTPVRRVGMASATSDLQRDLGGSIMQALLGAVLAAGFAASFARQIAASAEAQSVSAEVTQALQASYASAMRVAEQYPQYATEIAQAATQSLLDGAFFAYLIGAVAIVVGATVVAVFLPGFAREKELVAGYARADAELPAGRT; from the coding sequence GTGACTCAGACGCGCGCGGGCGACGCAGAACTCGGCACGGCCCCGCCCCGGGCACCGCTGGTGCTGACCGCCCTGATTCTGGCCGCACTGGTGTGCAACATCAACCTCGCCGCCGCCAATGTCGCCCTTCCCGACGTCGGGGACGCGTTCGGCGCGACGCAGACCGCACTGAACCTCGTCGCGGTCGGATGCGGGCTGGGGCTTGCGATGTCGGTGCTGTACCTCGGCGCGCTCGCCGACCGCTACGGACGCAAACAACTCCTCCTGCTCGGTCTGACGCTCACCGTCGTCGCGAGCTTCCTCTCCGCCTTCTCCCCGTCGGTGGAGATGCTCATCGCCGCGCGGATCTTCACCGGCGTCGCGGCGGGAATGGCCTTTCCCACGACCCTGTCGCTGATCACGGCTCTCTGGGCTCAGGGGCCCCGTCGCACCGTGGCCATCGCCCTGTGGTCGGGTGTCAGCGCCACGGCTGCGGTCATCGGCTCCGTGCTCGCCGGGCTGCTGCTGACGATCTGGTGGTGGGGCTCGGCCTTCCTGCTGGCCGCGCCCATCGCGGCGATCGCACTCGTGCTCGTCGCACTCTTCGTGCCGTCTCATGTCAAGGAGTCGGAAGAACCCGTCGATCACCTCGGGGGCATCCTCGCGACCCTCGCGATCGCGGCGCTCGTCCTCGGGGTGAGTCTCGTCTTCGCGCCGGGCCAGACCTCGCTCGGGCTCATCCTGCTGGGCGCCGCGGTGGTGCTCCTGGCACTCTTCGCCTGGCGCCAGGTTGCGGCGCGGCATCCGATCTACGAACTGAAGGTCGCTCGTCGGAGGATGTTCTGGGTGCCGGCGACCGGCGGCACCATCGTCTTCGGCTCGCTGATGGGCGCGATGTTCGTCGGGCAGCAGTTCCTGCAGAACATCCTCGGCTACACCACCCTCGAAGCGGGGCTCGCGGTGGTGCCGGCCGCGGTCGGGCTCCTCCTGTGCGCACCGCTGTCAGCACGGCTGCTCACCTCGCGCGGGTCGCGCGCGACCATGCTCGCGGGGTACGCGCTCGTGCTCCTGGGCTTCCTCACCACCCTGCTATGGGGAGAGTCGACGCCGTACGTGCTCGTCGGCGCCGGCTTCCTCTTCATCGGCAGCGGAGCCGCGTTCGCGATGACGCCGGCCTCGCGTGCGCTCACCGAGAGCACGCCGGTGAGGCGGGTCGGTATGGCATCCGCGACCTCGGACCTGCAGCGCGACCTCGGCGGATCGATCATGCAAGCCCTGCTCGGCGCGGTTCTCGCGGCCGGCTTCGCTGCCTCCTTCGCCCGACAGATCGCCGCGTCGGCGGAGGCGCAGTCGGTGAGCGCCGAGGTGACGCAGGCGCTGCAGGCCTCGTACGCGTCGGCGATGCGGGTCGCCGAGCAGTACCCGCAGTACGCCACCGAGATCGCCCAGGCCGCGACGCAATCCCTGCTCGACGGGGCGTTCTTCGCCTATCTCATCGGTGCGGTCGCGATCGTCGTCGGCGCGACGGTGGTCGCGGTCTTCCTTCCCGGATTCGCCCGCGAGAAGGAGCTCGTCGCAGGATATGCGCGCGCAGACGCCGAGCTGCCGGCGGGGCGGACGTAG
- a CDS encoding sensor histidine kinase — protein sequence MDVTPTASVPSAAVETRRWVDVVLADRARGRSPALTQLLLGALVLAVAIAVLATEHVGSMAVFFGGVIGVFILTGLALVVPWERMSSWWLIAIPLADIIAVGVIRGAAPALGTGLLFIFPVMWLAAGFGLVGLISGVATATVTYWVTVAIGPSNPVILSTILLPVVLVAVGLTSFIAARRAAAQRMLLDKQAALLRQSAERARRQEQLVTEVLDAVDFGIIRIDETGAVTVTNDAHARLQQVLADVEGEDQLEAYRIDRTTRLLREELPLERARRGAVFQDERVWFGTPGGLQRALSFTARRLRDSDGRDAGAVVVSRDVTIEMLAARARDEVISSVSHELRTPLTSILGYIELAIDDPETPSRIRSNLQIADRNAEQLLELVSDVLTASAAADDRVELVMEPEVVEVSAVVRAAVESLVLRAGERGVTIDTARLRPAQAYVDPRRLAQVIDNLLSNAVKYNREGGRVSLQSATTGRWTAIVVEDTGVGMTEDDVEALFQRYYRGVAVRSSTVSGTGLGLAISRDIVRGHGGDITVSSVLGVGSTFTVTLPATRPGGAVEG from the coding sequence ATGGACGTCACCCCCACCGCATCCGTGCCCTCTGCCGCCGTCGAGACGCGACGTTGGGTCGACGTCGTACTCGCCGATCGCGCACGTGGACGTTCGCCCGCCCTCACACAGCTCCTTCTCGGTGCCCTCGTGCTCGCGGTGGCGATCGCGGTGCTGGCCACCGAGCACGTCGGAAGCATGGCGGTCTTCTTCGGGGGTGTGATCGGCGTCTTCATCCTCACCGGGCTCGCCCTCGTGGTGCCGTGGGAGCGGATGTCCTCCTGGTGGCTGATCGCGATCCCCCTCGCCGACATCATCGCCGTCGGCGTCATCCGAGGCGCCGCGCCGGCACTGGGAACGGGGCTGCTGTTCATCTTCCCGGTGATGTGGCTGGCCGCCGGTTTCGGATTGGTGGGGCTCATCTCCGGGGTCGCGACCGCCACGGTGACCTACTGGGTGACCGTCGCCATCGGGCCCTCGAATCCCGTGATCCTCAGCACGATCCTGCTTCCGGTCGTGCTCGTCGCCGTCGGGCTCACCTCCTTCATCGCCGCACGCCGGGCGGCGGCGCAACGGATGCTGCTGGACAAACAGGCAGCGCTGCTGAGACAGTCGGCCGAGCGGGCCCGGCGCCAGGAGCAGCTCGTGACCGAGGTGCTGGACGCCGTCGACTTCGGCATCATCCGCATCGATGAGACCGGGGCGGTCACGGTGACCAATGATGCCCATGCGCGCCTGCAGCAGGTGCTCGCCGACGTCGAGGGCGAGGACCAGCTCGAGGCCTATCGGATCGATCGCACGACCCGTCTCCTCAGGGAGGAACTCCCGCTCGAGAGGGCGCGGCGCGGCGCGGTGTTCCAAGACGAACGCGTGTGGTTCGGCACGCCGGGGGGTCTGCAGCGGGCGCTGAGCTTCACAGCGCGGCGACTGCGCGATTCCGACGGTCGGGATGCCGGGGCCGTCGTCGTCTCCCGGGACGTCACCATCGAGATGCTGGCGGCGCGGGCGCGCGACGAGGTGATCTCGTCCGTGTCGCACGAGCTGCGCACGCCGCTGACGTCGATCCTCGGCTACATCGAGCTCGCCATCGACGATCCCGAGACGCCCTCCCGGATCCGGTCGAACCTGCAGATCGCCGACCGCAACGCCGAGCAGCTGCTCGAACTCGTCTCCGATGTCCTGACCGCTTCGGCGGCGGCCGACGACCGCGTGGAACTGGTGATGGAGCCGGAGGTGGTGGAGGTCTCCGCGGTCGTCCGGGCTGCGGTCGAGTCGCTGGTGCTCCGCGCCGGCGAGCGCGGTGTCACGATCGACACGGCCCGACTGCGCCCGGCGCAGGCTTACGTCGACCCCCGTCGGCTGGCGCAGGTGATCGACAATCTGCTCTCCAATGCCGTCAAATACAACCGCGAGGGCGGACGAGTGTCCCTGCAGTCCGCCACCACCGGGCGATGGACCGCGATCGTCGTCGAAGACACCGGGGTGGGGATGACCGAGGACGACGTCGAGGCGCTCTTCCAGCGCTACTACCGCGGCGTTGCGGTGCGCTCCTCGACGGTGTCGGGTACGGGACTCGGACTGGCGATCAGTCGCGACATCGTGCGGGGACACGGCGGTGACATCACCGTCAGCAGCGTGCTCGGCGTGGGTTCGACGTTCACCGTGACCCTTCCCGCCACGCGTCCCGGCGGGGCGGTGGAGGGCTGA
- a CDS encoding response regulator transcription factor, whose protein sequence is MTQSAVVIEDEDDIRSLISLVLESAGYVVHAADNGLDGVELVRRVSPEVVTLDISMPGIDGYETARRIRRFSATHIIMITAFVQEADAQQGLDAGADEYLRKPFRPRELRARIEALTTTRRPE, encoded by the coding sequence GTGACACAGTCAGCCGTCGTGATCGAAGATGAGGACGACATCCGGTCGCTCATCTCGCTCGTCCTGGAGTCGGCGGGCTACGTCGTCCACGCCGCCGACAACGGCCTGGACGGCGTCGAGCTGGTGCGCCGAGTATCACCCGAAGTGGTCACACTCGACATCAGCATGCCGGGCATCGACGGGTATGAGACCGCCCGGCGGATCCGTCGATTCAGCGCCACGCACATCATCATGATCACGGCCTTCGTGCAGGAGGCCGACGCGCAGCAGGGGCTCGACGCCGGCGCCGACGAGTATCTGCGCAAGCCCTTCCGTCCACGGGAGCTGCGGGCCCGCATCGAGGCCCTCACGACGACCCGCCGTCCCGAGTAG